The following proteins are encoded in a genomic region of Diadema setosum chromosome 18, eeDiaSeto1, whole genome shotgun sequence:
- the LOC140242078 gene encoding prolactin-releasing peptide receptor-like: protein MDETATTEYAFLLGSNSSNDTKHNLTCHLPVAHPVIKAFIALLTIIIILLGVFGNVLVCLVVIRRPKMRTVINIFICNLAVSDLLYTLLGFPLTVTMAMSYVWVLPKVFCQISFELPALTIFVSSFTLTAIAADRFCLVVYPLVKPINKTRCYMTLAFIWISSIALTLPIPIHTDLIDFSFAYDRVVIICQEYWLDVQARTRYSIAMFMIQFWYPLILVTIAHTCISVKLSRNVRPGMRGRESEYRENRRRQRMNRMLSAVVVVFAVCWSPFNIFLLLNEVGVAIPCVWTLITQMIAGSNVIMNPILYAWLNDNFRKEFHRILPFLTCLEDLIPDAGKSTTGVVSGSNVNGNLKRRGQEMGTGGTYLQPTAAESTASTRATPVLNTRKLPVEDTKM, encoded by the coding sequence ATGGATGAGACAGCAACCACCGAGTACGCTTTCCTTCTTGGGTCTAACAGTTCCAATGATACTAAACATAATCTGACATGTCACTTGCCTGTAGCACATCCGGTAATAAAGGCCTTTATCGCGCTCTTGACGATTATCATCATTCTGTTAGGGGTGTTCGGAAATGTTTTAGTCTGTCTCGTAGTGATTCGAAGACCAAAGATGCGGACAGTCATCAACATCTTTATTTGCAACCTTGCCGTTTCGGATCTTCTGTATACTTTACTCGGTTTCCCTCTGACAGTTACTATGGCCATGAGTTACGTCTGGGTGCTGCCTAAAGTCTTCTGCCAGATCTCGTTTGAGTTACCTGCTCTTACCATCTTCGTCTCCTCCTTCACACTTACAGCAATAGCTGCTGACCGCTTCTGTCTTGTTGTGTACCCACTCGTTAAGCCGATAAACAAGACTCGCTGTTACATGACACTAGCCTTCATCTGGATCAGCAGCATTGCTCTCACTCTACCGATACCGATTCACACGGATCTCATAGACTTCTCTTTCGCGTATGACAGAGTCGTGATCATCTGCCAGGAATATTGGCTTGATGTGCAAGCGCGAACGCGATATAGCATTGCAATGTTTATGATCCAGTTTTGGTACCCTCTCATCCTCGTTACCATAGCCCATACGTGTATATCTGTCAAGCTTAGCCGCAATGTCCGTCCCGGAATGAGGGGGCGAGAGAGCGAGTATCGAGAAAATCGCCGACGGCAAAGGATGAACCGCATGCTATCAGCCGTAGTGGTAGTGTTTGCCGTCTGTTGGTCGCCGTTTAATATATTCTTACTGCTTAATGAAGTTGGAGTTGCAATCCCCTGCGTGTGGACGCTAATCACCCAGATGATTGCTGGAAGCAACGTGATTATGAATCCAATCCTCTATGCTTGGTTGAATGATAACTTCCGCAAAGAATTCCATCGCATTTTGCCTTTCCTCACCTGTCTAGAAGACCTGATACCTGACGCGGGTAAGAGCACAACAGGTGTCGTATCCGGGTCAAACGTAAATGGCAACTTGAAGCGTAGAGGTCAGGAGATGGGCACTGGAGGAACGTACCTCCAACCGACTGCGGCCGAAAGCACTGCTTCTACTCGTGCAACCCCTGTGCTCAATACACGGAAGCTACCTGTAGAAGACACGAAAATGTAA